In Anaeromicrobium sediminis, the DNA window TATGTTTCCTATACCTCCTACCACAGCAGCTATAAAACACTTAAGTCCTGGCATAAGGCCCATAACAGGAATTAATGAGGTGAATTTTACGCCCCACATTATACCTCCTACTGCCGCTAATAAAGAACCTAGACCAAATGTTATGGATATTATCTTATCCACATCTATAGCCATGAGTCTTGCGGCTTCATAATCTTTAGATAAGGCCCTCATGGCCATACCTGTTTTAGTGTTATTTATTACATAATTTAAAATTAACAGTAAAATTATAGTTATTATAGGTATATAGAAAGTAATACTTACAATGGATATTCCTCCTATATTTAGTATTTTATTGAACATAGGTATTTCAGGAAAAGATTTAGGTCTTCCTCCAAATACAACTATGCCTAAGTTTTGAAGTAAAAAAGAAGCTCCTATGGCCGATATCATAACAGATATTCGAGGTGAATTCCTAAGTGGTTTATAGGCTGCTTTTTCAACTAAAATACCAAATAGACAAGTACCTAGTATTGCTATAATAAATGCTAAATACCAAGGAACTGCCACTAATGTGATCAAATAAAATGCCATATATACCCCTATCATAAATATTTCTCCATGGGCAAAGTTTATGAGTCTTAATATGCCGTAAACCATAGTATATCCTATGGCTATAAGGGCGTATAAACTTCCCAAGGAAATTCCATTAGATAAATGTTGCATAAAAATCTGAAAAGTCATATGTATTATCCCCCTAATTCAAAATAAAGACTTCCGTTCTGGAAGTCTTTTGTGTATTTGTTTAAATTTATGAAAATTTCTTAATTATTATATATGTCCTGCTTAAAATAATTATGAATCTTATACCTTCGTTATAGGATTTACATTAACAATGTTCAGATATTAGGGTTTAGGGACAAAACATATAAACACTGCATACCTGCAAGTTGAAATAAGTTTAATAATTTTTGAAAAGGCGGAACATCAGAACATCCTATGCTGTAAACAATTATGAACCTTCTACCTTAAGTATTAGATTCAAACTCTCTAGTCTGATAGTGACTTCCTTTGAAAAAATTTTGAACTTATTGAGACGAATTAGGTTCACATACCTTTAGTTTGAAAGTTGTTTCTCTATAGCCTTGTGTTTTATGAAAAATAATTATATTATTAAAGTTAGCATATATGTTTTATAGGAGGTTTTTTTAATGAAAAGAGTATTTTCAGGCGTTCAGCCTACTGGAAATATAACTATAGGAAATTATTTAGGAGCCATAAAGCAATTCGTTACATATCAAGAAGATAATGATGCTTTTTACTGTGTAGTGGATCTACACTCCATAACACTTCCACAGGATCCAAAGGAGCTTCATAAAAATAGTTTAAGTGTGGCAGCCATGTACATGGCTGTAGGGTTAGACCCTAGTAAATGTACCATATTCCTTCAGTCATCAGTAAAGGAACATGCTGAACTTGGATGGTTTTTACAATGTATGTCTTCTACAGGAGAATTAAGTAGAATGACTCAATTTAAAGATAAAAGTAGGGGTCAAGAATCTGCTCCAACTGGACTTTTCACATATCCAACCCTAATGGCTGCAGATATTTTATTATATGATACAAACTACGTGCCCGTTGGAAATGACCAAAAGCAACATTTAGAATTAACTCGTGATTTAGCCATGAGATTTAATAATAGATTTGGAAAGACTTTTGTAGTTCCAGAATATAAAGAGCAAAAGGTAGGAGCTAGAATCATGTCACTAGATGAGCCTACTTCTAAAATGAGTAAGAGTAATCCTAATGAACACAGTAGAATT includes these proteins:
- a CDS encoding branched-chain amino acid ABC transporter permease; this translates as MTFQIFMQHLSNGISLGSLYALIAIGYTMVYGILRLINFAHGEIFMIGVYMAFYLITLVAVPWYLAFIIAILGTCLFGILVEKAAYKPLRNSPRISVMISAIGASFLLQNLGIVVFGGRPKSFPEIPMFNKILNIGGISIVSITFYIPIITIILLLILNYVINNTKTGMAMRALSKDYEAARLMAIDVDKIISITFGLGSLLAAVGGIMWGVKFTSLIPVMGLMPGLKCFIAAVVGGIGNIRGAVIGGFILGLGEILIVAFLPALTGYRDAFAFILLIFILLVKPTGLMGEKLTEKV
- the trpS gene encoding tryptophan--tRNA ligase, whose product is MKRVFSGVQPTGNITIGNYLGAIKQFVTYQEDNDAFYCVVDLHSITLPQDPKELHKNSLSVAAMYMAVGLDPSKCTIFLQSSVKEHAELGWFLQCMSSTGELSRMTQFKDKSRGQESAPTGLFTYPTLMAADILLYDTNYVPVGNDQKQHLELTRDLAMRFNNRFGKTFVVPEYKEQKVGARIMSLDEPTSKMSKSNPNEHSRICLLDPPNKVKKSLMRSTTDSDMEVRFDPENKAGVSNLLTIYSAFSGLSIKDLEKKYEGLGYGTFKKELVVVVNDSLAEIQDKYNKIIDSPELLEVLKTGADRAREVASATMDRVKKNMGFVTL